The nucleotide window CAGGTAGGTGCTGGCCTAGTGCTAGTGGGGAGAAGGGGTGGAGTGGCCAGGGAGTAATTACCCTGGTCCTGGATGGGCCCCTGCCTTGTGTACCTGCTGCCAAGAGGGGAAGGACACCAAGCACCTGGCTCCTGGCCCCTCAGTGTAAAAAGGCCAAGGGTcaagatcctctccctctgtcctggtGTGCAGATCCACCTCTGGGACTCAGAATATACTGGAGTGGAACCAAAGGCCAAATGAATACCCCCTCCCCTCAGCCTCTCCACAGTCAAGCCGCAGTGCACATCCCTTCCACCCTCCGATCTCCTAGCGGTGGCACCTGTCATTCTGGGGTGGGTGCCCCAGCCTCCATCCACTgtcctcaccaccacccccccccccctgctcTCGGGCCAGCTCACCTTTCTGTACAGCCGGGCTCAGCGGCCCCCAACCGGggctctttccttccttgaaGAGACCGTCTCCGACGGGATCTGTAGCAGCAGGAAAGAAACAGTCAGGAGGACCCGGGCGGAGGTTGTGGGCTTGACCGAGAGGGCTCCCGGCCAAGGCTCGGAGGCTGGGGGGGTTGCGGGTTGGTTCCCGGGTGCGAGGCTAGGGGCTCGAGCTGCCAGTTCCTCCTCCCCGAGCCTGGCCCGGGCGCGCGCCGCGCGGAGCCCCTCCATAACGCCCAAGTCAGGAAACGCGTCCAGGAAAAAGGAAATCCGCTTTCCGAACGGGCCGGCGGGAGCCTTATAAAGCCGAGCAGGGAGTGCGCCAGCGGAGCGGGAGCGCCCGGAGCCCATTCGAGAAGAGAGGAGGGCGCCTGGAAGGCTGGGCTGGTGGGAACGCTCGGAGCGCGGAGGTGAGGAGCCACGAGGGCGCTGGGGCGACGCTCAGCTGACCGCAGCTTCCCAGCGCTGAACGCGCACTGAGTCAGTCCCCTGCCACACCGAAGACTCCTGCTCCCCCTACCAGGCTCCCTCAGCCGCTGAGCTCGCGCCCTCGGCCTCGCAGGTTCCCAGTCTCCTCACTTCGAGTCCTTAGACCTCACACTAAACCCCCAAAGCTCTCCATCTGCCTTTAAGGTCCCCCAGTGCCCTACATTGCTCCCAGCAATCCTAGTCTCTGGACCGCGTTCCGTTCCCTTGGACTCCAGCAACCCCTTCCCATGCCCGAACCCAAACTTCCGGCCCCAGGTCCTGGTGCCTCCAGCCCCTGGCTGGTCCCTGGTACCTGGCAGGTACATGTTGATCAGCAGGGGCTGGGAGGCGCCGCTCTGTCTCATCGCCGCCAGGGACtgggtggtgggaggtgggaggtgggggtggggatgagaaAGGGGGGACGCGTCAGGCTTTGCGCTCGGGGCACCGATCCCCGCCCGAGGCAACCGCGGGTGACAAGGAGAAGACTGCGCGGGTCCGGCAGGGCCTGGCGGGAGGGAGCTGCCCGGGTGTGGCGGGGGATGGAGGGGGTCCTGGAGCGATGCTCCCAGCTACCAGGCTGCCTGGAACCCTCCGGCCCCCCGCGCGGGCAGGGGCCGCAATTTCCGTTTTAATTAAAGCGAAGCTGCCTCGGCCCCCCagaccccgcccccgcccctcttATCGCCCCATCGCAATAAAGTCTCCAACGCGCGGCGCCGCAGCCAAGCGCACCCAGCAGCCCCCAGCGCCCCGCAACCCGGGAGACGCGCGGGGGATGGGCTTGGGCCTCCCACTCTGATAGGGGTCGGGAGCGCATTTCTTTTCCGCCTCCGTGACTCTCAGCAAACAGCGATGGGGCAGGGTACCCGGCCCCACCTCGGACCCCAGGGACCACAGCCCCTCCTTCCGCCCATTGCAGCCCCCATCACCGCTCcactctcctcccccttcctccccccacccccacccgggtTCCCGTCTCCAGGCTGCGTTATCTGCATCTTCACTTTTAAATTTCCGCTTCCCTCCCTCTCGCCTGTCGCTCCGCTCCCGGGCCCGGGCAGCAGTTGCTCCGGTTATCtccgccccctcctcctccctgagccttctccctcctccttctttcacTCTCTGCTCTTCCCTAGAGACCCGATCTCCTTCCCCGTCTCCCTCTTGCTTTGGCCTGTTACTTGCCTTTACAGGCCTCTGGGCCAGCGCCGGGTCTTCCCCCCACAACTTCTAGCGGTttgtccttcctccctctttctaggtctctctttctccctcatctAGCCTCTTCAGTGCCATCCCGCTTCCTGTCTCTACTCTCTCTGTCCTatgtttctccttcccctccttttttcattcatttgttcctgATAATTTGTGTGAGGCAGTAGGCTCATGAGcccccttccatttcccccagAAGAATTGCTCTTCCATCCTTCCCCAACCCCTGTCATCCCAGCCTACCATCCACCATCTCAACTACTCGCCTCCTGGTTGTCCCTGAACCAGGCTGCAGTTGGCACCTTGTTCTAGCAGGAGTAGAATGATTGAAACAGCGTTGTGTACTGTATAAGGTCTCCAACCCAGGGGAGGTGTGGAGGCTGAAATCCCTTCCAAAGACACTGATTGTGTATTAGCAAAGCTGATGTGGTTCCCAGGTAGCCTGAGGTCTCTGAATACCTGTGGGGCTTCCTGGCTCAAGCGAGGCTAGCTAAGGAGGGATGCTAGCTGCACATGAGGCTCTGGGCTTAGGAACCCACCTGCAGCCAGGCAGCACCTGGTGGCTACTGTCAGAATTGGTAATCTGAAGgcctttctctcttgctgcttgaGCCCAGGAGATGAGGAGGCCTGGGACTCCAGAGCACATCGATTGGAGTGGGCAAGTTTCCTGCAGGatccatgatcctggggtgcctgactgATGACGGCTGGAGAGTCCAACTTGAGGAGTTCTGCAGGGCCCAGGTTCATTCCTCACTTGCTGTAACTGCTGGAGGGTTTGCCTTTGTTGAAGGAGGAGTAAGGGAGGCAGAGTCCAGGGGGAACGGTGTTTCCCAGGAGCCCTGGACCCTAAAGGAAGATGTAGATGAGAAATtgcaggtggagggtgggggggtgacAAAGATAAGAGATTAGGATGTTTGCTGGAGACCAAACCCAGGGCTTCACAGGAGGGGAAGGCCTTGGAGGTGAGGATGAGGTTCCAATCCCTTTCCTTTGTGCCTTCTTATTTCTTTCCCAGATAGAAAAtgatgagcaaaaaaaaaagaaaatgatgagcaGGAGGCCAGAGCTGAGAGAGTGGGGAGGCAGTGGGGTTCACTCAATGCTCTCAGCAGAAGGCTGAGACAGATAGAAGGCACAGGTGCTCAGAGCTGGAGATCTATCCAGATATCCCAGCTCCGGACTGCTGAGGGATCAACAGCTCAGGCTCTGTGTCTCTGCCTCACTGAGGTCTCATGTGCTGAAGAGATAGGTGAGCTCTGGAAAGAGGTTGAGaggttcttccccccccccccccccccccccgcctagtCCACTGCCCCTGGGTCTTGGCTGCACCAGAAAGGAGATGACCTCTTTCATCCCCTTTGGCCTTAACTGAGTGTAGCCAATGGATGAGTTCCAGGCAGCTTCTTCTCCATTCTCCTCCCACCTGGCTGGGTCTCAGACCCACAGGGTTCTGCTGACCATCAACCTGCCTAGAATAGGAGGAGGTTGGAAAAGTGAGAACACTCCCAGCCTGGCCTCTAAGCCCCTACTCCTTAGGCACCAGTGTGGGAAGCAGAGTTGGACCCCTAGGTCCAGGAAACCCTAGAAGCTTTGTATTGACAAAGGCTGCAGCAAATATTAGCTCTCTCAACTCCCTAGTTGTACAGATGGTGACACTCAGCCCTAGAGACAGGAAGTGTCCTTTTCAAGCTCCCACTGCCATTCTTGCAATCATCTTGCTGACTCTTCCCAGCAGCCACAGACCCTCCTAGAGGGATGGGAGATACTAGATCTCCTTTTGCCCATGCTTACCCCTGcaaagcaggaagaggggagaagggcTGCTGGGCTCTGAGGCTCGTTTGTCTGGGTTCTAGGTTCAACTCTGGTTCCCCCATTTCCTAATTGTATGACTTTGGGGGAAGTTAGTATCTacgtctataaaatggggattacAGTATCTATCTACAGAATTATGAGGCTTATATAGCCTGTGCTGACCACTCAGACAGGCTCTATACATTAAGCTATTTTTACTATTACCATTCTCCAAGGGGACAGTTAGGAGCCTGTGACCAGGCAGGAACTCCAGAGTCTTTTGGGGCCCACAGAAGTGTGGGGTTCTGCTGAGGCCTGAGACTTTTAACCCCAGCTCTGGTCAGCCTTCCATTAACAGCCTGAATTTAGGATCAAGAGCCCAGGGTTCAAGTCCTGGTTTTGTCACTGGTAATTTGGATGATCTCATCAAGGCTTCTCCCTTTCAGACAGCCCAGCTTCCTTCCTGATTGGTGAAATGGATGAAGTATGCAAGGTTTTAGAAGAACCAAATGCAACAGGGGCATGGGCTCTAGAGCCCATCCATTTAGAAAGCAGAACTCGTACCCTATCCAGAATTCTGTCCCTTGCTCCCTCGACTCTACCCTGGAAtccatggtggggagggggaacagTGCAGGAGAATGAAGGCCCTACTTGGACTGCCCCAGTGCTTTTTCATAACACCACAAGCATTTTTAGTTGTTTCTCCTTGAATCTTCATAACTCCGTGAGACCGACAAGGTAGGGATCAATAGCCCCACTTTACAAGTGAGGGAATGGAGGTTCAAGGATGCTGTATGATTAGATCCCAGATGTTCTGACTTCTGGCCCAGGACTCTTCCCACAGGAGCAGATGCCCAACTTTGCACAGGTGGACCCTTGGGAATGGCTCAAGTCCAAGTCTAACTGTTCTCCAGTATTGGTTACCTTCTCTGGGTTTGGGCAATGATCTGGGCCACTCCTCCTCATTGATAGGTTCCCTAGGGGGCTTGAAATCACAAGCCTCCCTGAATGACAGAATGAGGGGAGTCCCAAGGCCTTTGAGGGCCCTGCCTATGTGGGATCATGAGTGTCATTAACTGGGCCAAATGGGGAGCTGGGTAGACCTGCACTGGTGCACTGGTGCCAGGGGCTCTGGTGGCCGCTACCACTCAGCCCCAGCATGCCTGAGGGCTTCTGCCACCTGCTCCAGAATCCAGGCTCACTGTGGTCAGTGGGTGAGGAGTGGCCTCTCCAACTCACCAATCCTCCCAAAGAGGGGAGCgagaggaagaatgaaaagaGGGTTCTTTGGAACAGCTGAGAGGAAGGGTATGAAAATGCTTTGTCAATGCCAGAGCTCAATATCATGATGGGATTGTTATGATTCAGACAAAGGATCTGGGGGCTCCACTCAGAGAAAGTCTCCCCTTTAGAAGGCCCTGGGAGGCAGTGGGACCTCCCACCATCTCTCCTCTTACAGCTTTGTTTCTTTGTAAAGCAGAAGTTCTATAAAGCTGGGAAAAGGGTGCAGGGTTTGCTCAGTTGGATAGGGAGCAAGGGTAAAGAGAAAGGCTGGAAATGTGCTGGGGGTTAGGGAGGAACCCAACTGAGCTCTGCATAGCGGTAAGAGGTCCTGCTGTACAGGCGTGCAGGTGCCTGGCCCAGGTGGTTGAAATTCAGCTATGAGCCCTGCTGTAGGACTGTGTGCACCCAAACCTGAGGATGGCAAATTCACCATGTGTGCTATTGTACACATAGCCCAAGCTCATCGGCCTTGCCCAAGGAGAGGTGTGGGACTGGTTGTATTTAACAGGATACCCAGGATTCTTACCAGTAGTTTTCTCAGCCCTATCAGGGTCTAGCCACATGTATCCTCAGCCCTTTTATGCTCCATAGTCAAGAATCCTAAAGCCTGAGAGGAGGGTCAGGTTGGCAGGCAAGGACCTTAAGAAGAATTAGGATGAAGATTACAAAGCAAGACACCAAGAAAGAGGCAAGAGGGGCAGACAGGTTCAGGAGCCTTTATTGAGGGTTCTCAGGGGAAGTGTCAAGACTGTGGCGAAGCTTAATGCTGGACTCTTCGAATGGACTGCAGCAGCCCGGTGTGGGCCTGAGTGCCGAATTCACTGTAGGTACGGAACTCCCCACTGTGCCGGTCCCGCTCCAGTACATACTGGTAGCCCCGGTAGCCTGGGTACTGGTAGGCCACCCACCTAGGCCAGTGAGAGCACAAGGGTGGTAAGCAGcctctgccccacacccaccAATGTCCCCCATTAGTAGCCCTCCTTTCTCAGCCCCTGTCACCCAGCTCCAAAACTATTGCTTCAACTTTCCTTACATGGATCTCTTCCTGCCCTGCCCACTGCTCCAGGTCTTCTTATCATGGTCCTCCCCTTGTCCCACTGCTCCAGGTCTTCTTATCATGGTCCTCCCCTTGCCCCCTCCATTGCTTCTtcatccatctttttaaaaatcctttcctctatccccacattggctccctgaCTCCTATCTCCTACTGCCTGGCCCCACAGTCTGTCTCCATCATCTCACTTCCCCCTGTCTCTCAGTTCCCAGCATCTCTTTACCATGTCTCTTAGCACACCATCACctttcccaacccccctcccttaTGCCCATtgcctcccttctcttctcatcTCCTTTGTTCCTGTCCCAGGACTCACGCTCCAGAGCTGACTTTGAGGGAACCCACATCCTTGCTGGCCCAGCCCATGGAGGGCAGGGATGGGTAGTCATCGCTGAGTTCAAACTTGCTGCCCTGGAAGTTCTCCCCCTCGAACAGTGTCACACGGCTGTCACTGTGATTCTGAAAGGTGGGGGTGGACAGGTCAGGCCCTCCAAAGAAGTGTTAATGGCTACATTCTCAGTCCCGTTTCCCCATCTTGCCTCCCAACACAGCTGTGCAGACACTTTGGCTCCACAGACATTCCCAGAGATCAGTCCATCGTGTCCATAACAATCTGGGAAGTTGGGATGTTCGGAAGTCCCCAGCCTAGTCCCGTCTATGGCTTTGATTGGAGGTGGGGAGACTGAGGGTTTCCCAGAGACCTTTCCAGGTCAGGGCTAGAGGGCATCTTGTAATATGGACCTATTTGCAGAATGCAAATCAGAGATCCTGAGAGAAATTTGACCCATTAACCAAGATAGTTTTCCTAAAAGCCTCATTGACTACTCAATCCCCTGGACAGGACCTTGGGTACAGTCTCGCAAAGGACTGGACCCAGCTAAGGGATGACAGAGTCAGAACAGACAGGGCAGGGATCAGTGTTGGTTGGGTCTTGCCTTCCATAGCACTAGAGTCTTCCTCTCCTGGAATGGAGAAGCTAGGCTAAGTCAGCATTTGCTCTTTGCCCTCTACCTCTCAGCCGCAGACCTCAACAGAGGGTACTTAAGTCAGCACAAGTAAGAAGTGAGATCCTCCCCTCCAGTGACTCATTTGATTCATTGCGAACCCTTACgccacatacatacacacagagacgGACCCCTTTTCTCCAGTGATCCCTGAATCGAATTCTAGTCTCGTCTTCATGTTAACCCTTGTGTCCGAAGGCAAGACACTTTGCCCTTCTGAGCCCCATTGCCACACCTATGTATGAGGCTAACAGCAGCCACCTTGGCCTTACAGGACTGTGTGAGGACAGAGGCACTCTCTCATAGGTGTGGAGGAAAAGAAGTCAGGAACTATAGGCGATCACGACCGGCCCAGTTTTGGTGCTGTCCGTGGTGCTGATTTTGGGTACCTAACTTGGACCCACTTTTCGAACTTGTAGAGACACTTCTGCTTCTGGGAAATAATGCCGCTACCACCCATCTAAGAATTGTATTTATATGTCCCTATACAGTGACTGGACAGCCTTTCTGAGGTGCCATGGTGGGGTCAGGGTCTGAAGCTAGGAGCTAGGTGGCAGGGTcctggggcgggggttggggggggggaggctgctGTGCTTACTGCGCAGAGCACTGGGCGGAAGGAGAGCAGCTGGTCACTGTGATGGCCGCCACTGCCGCTCCAGGCACTCCAGCGAGGATAGTCACCCTTTTCCAGAATGAACTGCTGTCCCTGGAAGTCGGGGTACTCAAAGGCCACCCAACTGGAGAAAGATAAAGGAACCTGGGAGGCATCTGCCCCAGCctcaccccttcctccccactctcaACCCCATTGTGTTCAAAAAGACTGAAACCAATCTTGTTCTCCAACCCCAGGCCCTTACCCTGACATACACAGCTCGTGGCAATCTGGCCCCCTCTAGAAGCTGAAGACCCTAAATCTTGCTATCCAGGATTTGAGGGACCCAGGCTTCCAGCTTAGGCTCCGAAGGTTGGAAGGAATTTTCAGCTTCTGAAGATCACCCGACCAAGAGTTCCTACCTCAAGGATTTAGGTGCTTGCAAAGGTAGGTGtaggacgcccccccccccaacctgcaGTAGCCATCCGTGATAGCAACAGCCTGCAGTAGTcgggggccccaggctctcagagACCAGGGTGGAGCGAGAGGAAGGGATTTGGCTTCTTCTATTATACCAAGCGCAGAGCCATCTAATTGCACAGAGAAAAACTCTGGATAGGAAATAACTACACTAGGAACCGCTTCAGGGTTCAGGCTGGTTCCACCGGGCGCCCGCAAAGTGTTGCCCGTCGCCTTTATCTCTGGTTCACACGTTTTGTCTTATGGCGCATGGCGAGTTTTGGGGAGGCCAAGGGGTTCCCTATGTGGGTCGGTCTCTCCCAGGCAGGGCTAACAGTCTAGGGAAAGGAGGGCCGAGAGCTGAGGTCCCAGGCTTGGAGCTTAGGCCAGGGGATCCCGGCGTCCCCCAACGCAGCCCGGCCCTTTCTGGACCGACACTCACGCGCCATTTTCCACCTTGACAGAGCGCACCCTGCGCAGGCCTCCGCGCTCCGCGATGTTCGCGCAGTCGCTCAGCAGCCGGCAGCGGCGGCCCTGGAAGTCCTCCTCGTCCCAGAGCGTGAGGCTGGCGGGCGCCGGGCCCGGCGCTGGGGCGCTGCTCATGCTGCTGCAGGCGAGAAGGGCGGGACCAAAGGTTCAGCGTCCGACGGGCGCCCTCCGGGGCCCAGACCCGCCCGACCCGGGCTGGGGCAGGGTAAAGAACACCGGGCTGGACCCGGGCTGCTAGCAGCTCTCCCTCACctcgccctccccctccccgaaGACACCCTATCCCAGCCCGAGTATTCACCGGGTGGGGTGAGGGCTGTACTGGCGGAAATCCGAGAGGCTGCGCGTGGGCTGGGAGTGCGGGTCTTTATAATGGGCCTCGCCTCCCTCCCCGCATTCCTTTCcgctggggtgggggagctgaGTCAGCGGGCAGGCTGCGGTCAGTTCTGGTGTCCTCTGGGGGAGCCCAGGCTTTTCCCGAAGCCGCCAATCTGGCCCCAGCCCTCGGGGATCACAATAGAAAGTGCTGAAGCACACGTCCCGCGCCCGCCGCAGCTGAGGCTGACTCcgctttttctttttggggggtcTGAGTCAGGCAAAGCGCTCCCGACCTCTGGGCAGAATGCGCCGTCCCTGGCCCAGACCTTTAGTGATGGAGGTACCAGGCCACTCTGGGGCCACCCGGCTAAGACCTCAAATTCTTGACTTGAGGCTCGGGAATTCTTCCCAATGGCTACACTCCACCTACTTCCTCTTTCGAGCGACGCTGGACGGGATCAGACGCGGCTCTCCGCAAGGGACTTTCCTCACACCTCTCGGTCCTCTTTCCCACTGTGGCTCCTTTCCTCCCAAGCTTGAGTTCCCAGGCGGGCTCAACTCCCGGCTCCGCGCTCCAGGAGTTTACTTGGACCGAGAGGCCAAGAGAAAGCAATGACCAGGACTCACCGCGAGGCGGCGCTGAGCTCAGGAAACGTAAACCGCGCTAGGGAGGGCGCGGATTTAGGAAGCGCTTAGAAATGATAGTAACTAAGGGAGTCGCTCACTGTGGTAGGTAGAATGTTTCAACCTCAGCGCTACACTCCCAGTCACCAGACAGAGTTCCCCGCTCTGGGGACTCCGGTAGGGACCTGAAGTTTCTAGGCTCTTGCCCTCAATCCCAGTGCcgtggggctgggaggttgggggggggggggaggtggagagtgggggagggggagaaggaggaggaaaggctTGGGGCCTCCAACGGAAGCTGCAGGGAGGACATTTCCTCCCAATTCACTACCCGTCAATAAGGCACAAAGACTTCTGGCAAAATCGTGAGTTTCCCTTAATGGAGCGGGTATTTCAGCAGAAGTGGAGGGGAGAGTGAGAAGGGAACTACTATTTTGCTGTTCCCATGAGCCAAGTGCTTTCTTTATAGACTCAACAACTGTCCGGTGAGGTAGGCTTGGACATACagaagtggaaactgaggcaccagggGGCACAGGGCCTCCTCCACATTCCCGCAGCCAGGGTCAGAGGACGATTAGAACCTAAACCCCTTGACTCCAAAGCCAATGCTCTTACCGCTCAACACCCTGTGACTAAAAGGACTCATTGGCCAGAAGCAGccgccccagctcctggcaatcTACCATGCTGGCCAGCCCTCCTTTCTCCCAATGACCAAGCTCATTCCCACCTGAGAGCCTCCCACTACCTGGAGTGTCTTAGTCACAGATCTTGGCAAGCTGGCTCGTTTGTTACCTCCTGGGTGATGCTGTTCCTGGCACTTACTGTTCATCGTATCAGCCTGTTTTCCTTACAGTATTTATCATTCTGTAAAGTCGATCATCCTTTGTTTATGAGTGTTCATGGGTGCACTGAGCTTGTCTCCCTTACTAGAGTGTAAGCTCCATTCAAGGAGGCAGGGGTCACATCAATCTTGTTGTTATCCTCAAACCCAGCACAGTCCTGgacacagagcaggtgctcaataaaactTGAGTGAGGGAACAAGGTGGTCAGGCTGGGCCAAATGTCCATGGGGGAAGGAGCATGGAGGAAATTCCCCAGTGAGAGAGCAAAGGCAATGGTTTGCCCACTCTACCAGCCCCCCTTCCCGGCCCCAAACTTCTGGAATGCTGAGAACAAGCGCTGGGAGCCACTGGAGCCCCCGCTGGGTCTCTCTTCAGTGGTGAGGGGTTGCTATTGAGGATCATAAGGTATATGGAGGTGAATGCCAAGAGTAAAGCGCCCTAAAACAGGAGGAGTAGAGTCCAGGTTAGTAAGGCTTGCCGCAAGGATGACCGCAAGAAGGACCACAGCCAGGCTTAACTGGAGATGGGGTCGGAAGCACTCCCAGTCCCCCGACTCCCGACTCCCTACCCCAGAGGAGGTTTGGATAATACAAATAGGGAATAATTTCTCCCAAATCCATAAGGGAGAAATCCAGATTGTAGAGGGAGGCCAGAGCCCGATCTGGATTCTTCGTGTCCTGGCCCTTGCCCTTGGGCTCACAAGTCGGGACTACAGACGCGGCGGGAGGGGAGAACCgaatttctccttccctccctttccctccctcctccgtcTCTATCGGGCAATTCTGGATTCGGCC belongs to Meles meles chromosome 9, mMelMel3.1 paternal haplotype, whole genome shotgun sequence and includes:
- the CRYBA2 gene encoding beta-crystallin A2, with amino-acid sequence MSSAPAPGPAPASLTLWDEEDFQGRRCRLLSDCANIAERGGLRRVRSVKVENGAWVAFEYPDFQGQQFILEKGDYPRWSAWSGSGGHHSDQLLSFRPVLCANHSDSRVTLFEGENFQGSKFELSDDYPSLPSMGWASKDVGSLKVSSGAWVAYQYPGYRGYQYVLERDRHSGEFRTYSEFGTQAHTGLLQSIRRVQH